The proteins below are encoded in one region of Megalops cyprinoides isolate fMegCyp1 chromosome 14, fMegCyp1.pri, whole genome shotgun sequence:
- the LOC118789346 gene encoding complement C1q-like protein 2, with the protein MVLVVIVAVLLLLVQTSKTSAHYEMMGTCRMVCDPLNSKPSANALEVMQDLSAMPPPPFAQGIKGEPGRPGKPGPRGPPGEPGPPGPRGPPGDKGESGRPGVPGFVSGTARTETRDVSTAMLAQQSTKIAFYVGLKNPHEGYEVLKFDDVVTNLGNHYDPKTGKFVCPVSGIYFFTYHVLMRGGDGTSMWADLYKNGQVRASAIAQDADQNYDYAGNSVVLHLDSGDEIYIKLDGGKAHGGNNNKYSTFSGYILYPD; encoded by the exons ATGGTGCTGGTTGTCATTGtagcagtgctgctgctgctggtccaGACTTCGAAAACATCGGCACATTACGAGATGATGGGGACGTGCCGAATGGTGTGTGATCCTCTTAACTCTAAGCCCAGCGCCAACGCTTTGGAAGTTATGCAGGATCTGAGTGCCATGCCGCCTCCACCGTTCGCTCAGGGCATCAAAGGTGAACCCGGGCGGCCTGGGAAACCTGGACCGAGAGGTCCGCCCGGTGAACCAGGACCGCCCGGTCCAAGAGGACCACCGGGAGATAAGGGAGAATCAGGGAGGCCCGGGGTTCCTGGGTTTGTTTCGGGGACTGCAAGGACCGAAACAAGGGACGTTAGCACAGCGATGTTGGCACAACAAAGCACAAAGATTGCTTTTTATGTCGGGCTGAAGAACCCTCATGAAGGATATGAGGTTCTTAAATTCGACGACGTTGTAACGAATCTAGGAAACCATTACGACCCCAAGACCGGCAAATTTGTGTGTCCAGTGTCCGGGATCTATTTCTTCACTTATCATGTGCTGATGAGAGGAGGCGATGGGACCAGCATGTGGGCAGACCTATACAAAAATGGGCAG GTTCGAGCTAGCGCAATTGCCCAGGACGCCGACCAGAACTACGACTACGCAGGTAACAGTGTGGTTCTTCACCTTGATTCCGGAGACGAGATATACATCAAACTGGACGGTGGTAAAGCGCACGGCGGCAACAACAACAAGTACAGCACCTTTTCCGGCTACATTTTGTATCCCGACTAA